The Argentina anserina chromosome 3, drPotAnse1.1, whole genome shotgun sequence genome includes a region encoding these proteins:
- the LOC126786409 gene encoding B3 domain-containing transcription factor LEC2-like isoform X1, producing MKELSVLFKKEFKKSDVGCWGRIVIPKEAEKYLPSLSEKQGIVLWIRDVHSSQVWGMKYKYWANNKSRMYVLDSAGSFIRKMDWRWEIGFLFTRMRAKTL from the exons ATGAAG GAATTGAGTGTGTTGTTCAAGAAGGAGTTTAAGAAGAGTGATGTCGGTTGCTGGGGCAGGATTGTCATCCCAAAG GAGGCAGAGAAATACCTTCCGAGCCTTTCTGAAAAACAAGGCATCGTGCTTTGGATCAGAGATGTACATTCCAGTCAGGTGTGGGGCATGAAATACAA GTATTGGGCAAACAACAAAAGCCGAATGTATGTCCTTGACAGTGCAG GAAGCTTTATTAGAAAAATGGACTGGAGGTGGGAGATTGGATTTCTATTTACGAGGATGCGAGCAAAAACTTTATGA
- the LOC126786821 gene encoding putative anthocyanidin reductase, with protein sequence MEGSECEDNKNGAPAVYCVTGATGYIGSWLVKTLLERGHSVHATVRDPDKCVHLLSSLTGTDRLRLYRADLREEGSFDEAVKGCDGVFHVAASMQFSFPEEEKCESYVQSNIINPAIKGTLDLLKSCRKSGTVNRVVLTSSISTMTAKDSSGNPISVVDESCKTPVDRVWDAKASGWVYALSKILTEEAAFRFASENGIDLVSVITSTVGGPFLTSTVPSSIRVLLSPLTGDSELYGILSAVNARMGSIALVHIEDICDAHIFLMEHDEAEGKYICAAQSCPISELVHYLAQAYPSSNLKSVVLEEEQNNPVPSKICSKKLRDMGFSYKHDIEDIIHQSVSSCMHFGLLPRIAE encoded by the exons ATGGAGGGTTCAGAATGTGAGGACAATAAAAATGGAGCTCCGGCAGTTTACTGTGTCACCGGAGCCACTGGTTATATCGGGTCGTGGTTGGTGAAGACTCTCCTTGAAAGAGGCCACAGTGTTCATGCCACAGTCCGCGATCCTG ACAAGTGTGTGCACCTATTATCATCGTTGACCGGCACTGACCGGTTGAGACTATACCGAGCTGATTTGCGAGAAGAAGGAAGCTTTGATGAGGCTGTTAAGGGCTGTGATGGGGTTTTTCATGTTGCAGCATCAATGCAATTCAGTTTTCCTGAGGAAGAGAAATGTG AGAGTTATGTTCAGTCGAATATCATCAACCCTGCAATCAAAGGAACCTTAGACCTCCTTAAATCCTGTCGAAAATCAGGTACCGTGAACAGGGTTGTGCTCACCTCTTCAATTAGTACTATGACTGCCAAAGATAGCAGTGGAAATCCAATCTCTGTAGTTGATGaatcttgcaaaactcctgtTGATCGTGTCTGGGATGCAAAAGCAAGTGGATGG GTTTATGCCCTTTCAAAGATCCTCACGGAAGAAGCAGCATTCAGATTTGCAAGTGAGAATGGGATTGATCTTGTTTCAGTAATAACAAGTACCGTTGGAGGACCATTTCTCACTTCCACTGTCCCATCAAGCATTCGAGTTCTTTTGTCACCATTAACAG GTGACTCTGAGCTCTATGGGATATTATCTGCTGTAAATGCAAGAATGGGATCAATTGCTTTAGTCCACATTGAGGACATATGTGATGCACACATTTTTTTAATGGAGCATGATGAAGCAGAAGGTAAATACATATGTGCGGCGCAGAGTTGTCCAATATCTGAGTTGGTTCATTATCTGGCTCAGGCATATCCATCCTCAAATTTAAAAAG CGTTGTGTTAGAGGAAGAACAGAATAATCCAGTACCCTCTAAGATATGTTCAAAGAAGCTAAGAGATATGGGATTTAGTTACAAGCATGATATAGAAGATATTATTCACCAGTCCGTTTCTTCTTGTATGCATTTTGGCCTTCTACCTCGTATTGCAGAGTAA
- the LOC126786198 gene encoding probable histone H2A.2: protein MAGRGKALGSGTAKKATSRSSKAGLQFPVGRIARFLKAGKYAERVGAGAPVYLAAVLEYLAAEVLELAGNAARDNKKTRIVPRHIQLAVRNDEELSKLLGDVTIANGGVMPNIHNLLLPKKAGGSSKAAAGDDD, encoded by the exons ATGGCGGGTCGAGGCAAAGCTTTGGGATCTGGGACCGCCAAGAAGGCCACGTCACGGTCGAGCAAGGCCGGGCTTCAATTTCCGGTGGGGCGTATCGCCAGGTTCTTGAAGGCTGGCAAGTACGCCGAGCGAGTCGGTGCCGGAGCTCCGGTCTACCTCGCTGCCGTGCTTGAATACTTAGCCGCAGAG GTTCTGGAATTGGCTGGAAATGCGGCAAGAGACAACAAGAAGACTCGAATTGTGCCACGCCACATTCAACTCGCTGTGCGAAATGATGAGGAGCTCAGCAAGCTTCTCGGAGATGTGACAATTGCCAATGGTGGTGTCATGCCCAACATTCACAACCTTCTGCTCCCAAAGAAGGCCGGTGGCTCCTCCAAGGCCGCGGCCGGCGATGACGACTGA
- the LOC126786196 gene encoding probable U3 small nucleolar RNA-associated protein 11, giving the protein MSSLRNAVSRRAHKERSQPESRKKFGFLEKHKDYVQRAKVYHKKEETLQILKEKARFRNPDEFYFKMINSQTADGVHKIKGEANKYTPDELLLMKTQDIGYVLQKVQSEKKKIAKMTATLHSLDNRPSSRHVYFAEDREEARELQSRGSRGEILPGSQNIPVCIKKKTAASYRELEARRARVQNLEKIYMDMAMQKELQKKGKKRKLREDEMVQLTSESVFRWRAERKR; this is encoded by the exons ATGTCGTCTTTGAGGAATGCTGTTAGCAGACGTGCTCACAAGGAGCGATCTCAACC GGAATCAAGGAAAAAATTTGGGTTTCTTGAAAAGCACAAGGACTATGTTCAGCGTGCTAAGGTTTACCACAAAAAGGAGGAGACTTTACAG ATACTGAAAGAGAAAGCAAGATTTCGGAACCCAGATGAGTTCTACTTCAAGATGATCAACAGCCAAACTGCTGATGGAGTCCATAAAATAAA GGGTGAGGCTAACAAGTACACTCCAGATGAGCTTTTGCTTATGAAGACCCAGGATATTGGATATGTCCTGCAGAAAGTGCAGAGTGAGAAAAAG AAAATTGCAAAGATGACTGCAACGCTGCATTCACTTGATAATCGGCCTTCAAGTAGACACGTATACTTTGCTGAAGACAG AGAAGAGGCTAGAGAGCTTCAGTCACGTGGTTCAAGAGGGGAAATATTGCCTGGTTCTCAGAATATTCCTGTTTGTATTAAAAA GAAAACAGCGGCTTCTTATAGGGAGCTTGAAGCAAGGAGAGCAAGAGTCCAAAATCtggagaaaatatatatggacATGGCAATGCAGAAGGAGTTACAG AAAAAGGGCAAAAAGCGCAAACTCCGTGAAGATGAGATGGTGCAACTAACATCGGAATCTGTATTCAGGTGGCGGGCAGAGAGGAAGCGCTGA
- the LOC126786409 gene encoding B3 domain-containing transcription factor LEC2-like isoform X3 yields MKELSVLFKKEFKKSDVGCWGRIVIPKEAEKYLPSLSEKQGIVLWIRDVHSSQVWGMKYKYWANNKSRMYVLDSAGSFIRKMDWSTSP; encoded by the exons ATGAAG GAATTGAGTGTGTTGTTCAAGAAGGAGTTTAAGAAGAGTGATGTCGGTTGCTGGGGCAGGATTGTCATCCCAAAG GAGGCAGAGAAATACCTTCCGAGCCTTTCTGAAAAACAAGGCATCGTGCTTTGGATCAGAGATGTACATTCCAGTCAGGTGTGGGGCATGAAATACAA GTATTGGGCAAACAACAAAAGCCGAATGTATGTCCTTGACAGTGCAG GAAGCTTTATTAGAAAAATGGACTGGAG TACTTCTCCATAG
- the LOC126788513 gene encoding uncharacterized protein LOC126788513 — MPTVWFSLKKSLHCKSEPSDVHDPKSRKQLTTILTRKPGGGRSGCSRSIANLKDVIHGSKRHLERPPSNCSPRSIGSSEFLNPITHEVILSNSRCELKITSFDIGNGHSNNGGGNSSNGGSTFLDTLKPGTPGPGGHPTMHYFNPSFRTSAASTPPRKTPFLVSADTEGFGNLKGSSGFNSASGIGLRQSNRVSFDGSSSITCHKCGEQFTKWEAAEAHHLSKHAVTELMEGDSSRKIVEIICRTSWLKSENNCGRIERVLKVHNMQRTLARFEEYREMVKIKATKLPKKHPRCIADGNELLRFYGTTVACSLGLNSSSSLCISEKCCVCRIIRNGFSAKKELKEGVGVFTTSTSARAYECIEILEEDPCVRKALIVCRVIAGRVHKPLDNIKEIAGQTGFDSLAGKMGLYSNIEELYLLNPRALLPCFVVICKP, encoded by the exons ATGCCAACAGTGTGGTTCTCTCTGAAGAAATCCCTCCACTGCAAATCAGAGCCTTCAGATGTTCATGACCCAAAGTCAAGGAAGCAGTTGACAACAATCTTGACAAGAAAGCCAGGAGGGGGGAGGTCAGGTTGTTCAAGGTCCATAGCTAATCTCAAGGATGTGATTCATGGTAGCAAGAGACATTTGGAGAGGCCACCAAGTAACTGCAGCCCAAGATCCATAGGGAGCAGTGAGTTCCTCAACCCAATAACTCATGAAGTCATTTTGAGCAACTCAAGGTGTGAGCTGAAAATCACAAGCTTTGATATTGGCAATGGCCACAGCAACAATGGAGGTGGGAATAGTAGCAATGGTGGTTCTACATTTCTGGACACACTGAAGCCAGGCACACCTGGGCCTGGAGGGCACCCTACAATGCACTATTTCAACCCTTCTTTTAGGACCTCAGCTGCCTCTACTCCTCCAAGGAAGACCCCTTTTCTGGTTTCTGCAGATACAGAAGGGTTTGGAAATTTGAAGGGTTCTTCAGGTTTCAATTCTGCTAGTGGCATTGGACTTCGTCAAAGCAATAGGGTCTCCTTTGATGGTTCTTCCTCGATTACTTGTCACAAATGTGGTGAGCAGTTTACAAAATGGGAAGCTGCTGAAGCTCATCATCTCTCTAAACATGCTG TTACTGAACTTATGGAAGGTGACTCATCTAGAAAAATCGTTGAGATCATATGCCGGACGAGCTGGTTGAAATCCGAGAACAATTGTGGAAGGATAGAAAGAGTGTTGAAAGTGCACAACATGCAGAGAACTCTTGCTCGATTTGAAGAGTATCGAGAAATGGTGAAGATCAAAGCCACTAAACTTCCCAAGAAGCACCCAAGGTGCATTGCTGATGGGAATGAGCTTTTAAGGTTTTATGGGACTACTGTGGCCTGCTCTCTTGGCCTAAATAGTTCCTCAAGTCTATGTATATCAGAAAAATGTTGTGTTTGTAGGATTATAAGAAATGGGTTTTCTGCAAAGAAGGAGCTCAAGGAAGGTGTAGGCGTTTTCACAACTTCCACAAGCGCAAGAGCCTATGAATGCATTGAAATATTGGAAGAGGATCCATGTGTTAGGAAAGCTTTGATAGTCTGCAGAGTAATTGCTGGGAGGGTTCATAAGCCATTGGATAACATAAAAGAAATTGCTGGACAAACTGGGTTTGATTCTTTGGCTGGAAAAATGGGACTTTACTCAAATATTGAAGAGCTTTATCTGCTCAATCCTAGAGCTCTCCTTCCCTGCTTTGTGGTAATCTGCAAACCCTGA
- the LOC126786409 gene encoding B3 domain-containing transcription factor LEC2-like isoform X2, producing MKELSVLFKKEFKKSDVGCWGRIVIPKEAEKYLPSLSEKQGIVLWIRDVHSSQVWGMKYKYWANNKSRMYVLDSAVLLHRQGGTKTKTCS from the exons ATGAAG GAATTGAGTGTGTTGTTCAAGAAGGAGTTTAAGAAGAGTGATGTCGGTTGCTGGGGCAGGATTGTCATCCCAAAG GAGGCAGAGAAATACCTTCCGAGCCTTTCTGAAAAACAAGGCATCGTGCTTTGGATCAGAGATGTACATTCCAGTCAGGTGTGGGGCATGAAATACAA GTATTGGGCAAACAACAAAAGCCGAATGTATGTCCTTGACAGTGCAG TACTTCTCCATAGACAAGGCGGGACAAAGACCAAAACATGTAGCTGA